From the Amycolatopsis thermoflava N1165 genome, one window contains:
- a CDS encoding Lrp/AsnC family transcriptional regulator has product MTETLDATDWAILTELQRDGRVPLTELARRVNLSASATTERVKRLEASGVITGYRAEVDLGKVGYPVLAVVRLKYPGSRHEPLHRLLAERCEILECLRTTGDDCYTLKVAAASMEHLEEVADQLAQFGSTTTSVVYRRTLPARGPAGPPPVRPAAAPSASGGGGPRGRR; this is encoded by the coding sequence ATGACCGAGACTCTCGATGCGACCGACTGGGCGATCCTCACCGAGCTGCAGCGGGACGGCCGCGTGCCGCTGACCGAGCTGGCCCGCCGGGTCAACCTCAGCGCCTCCGCGACGACCGAACGGGTCAAGCGGCTCGAAGCGTCAGGGGTGATCACCGGGTACCGCGCGGAGGTCGACCTCGGCAAGGTCGGGTACCCGGTGCTCGCCGTGGTGCGGCTGAAGTACCCGGGCAGCAGGCACGAGCCGCTGCACCGGCTGCTCGCCGAGCGCTGCGAGATCCTGGAGTGCCTGCGCACCACCGGCGACGACTGCTACACGCTGAAGGTCGCGGCCGCCTCGATGGAGCACCTGGAGGAGGTCGCGGACCAGCTGGCGCAGTTCGGCAGCACGACGACGAGCGTGGTGTACCGGCGGACGCTGCCCGCGCGCGGTCCCGCCGGCCCGCCGCCGGTCAGACCAGCGGCCGCCCCGAGCGCATCCGGCGGCGGAGGTCCCAGAGGTAGGCGTTGA
- a CDS encoding LLM class flavin-dependent oxidoreductase: MRIGVNVPNFGPGTDPGVLRDWGRTVEGLGYDLLMVSDHVALTADVAEQYPAPFYEPFTTLSWLAGVTERIRLGTTVLVLPYRHPLLTARMAANLNALSGGRLVLGVGVGWARQEFAALGVPFERRGALTDEYLDALREAWADPGYRTAQIPLWIGGNSPAAMRRAVRRGEPWHPLRFAPEWFRSATGTLKALADEAGQPVPPLVPRIVLRLTSRPVTGERLAGEGTIEQIVADIEELRVLGAETVVLDPFSGDPAETLRPQAAWQALATVRAHLEG, encoded by the coding sequence GTGCGAATCGGTGTGAATGTTCCGAACTTCGGCCCCGGCACGGATCCGGGGGTGCTGCGCGACTGGGGCCGGACGGTCGAAGGGCTGGGTTACGACCTGCTGATGGTGTCCGACCACGTGGCGCTCACGGCGGACGTGGCCGAGCAGTACCCGGCGCCGTTCTACGAGCCGTTCACGACGTTGTCCTGGCTGGCCGGCGTGACCGAGCGGATCCGGCTCGGCACCACGGTGCTCGTCCTGCCCTACCGGCACCCGTTGCTGACCGCGCGCATGGCCGCGAACCTGAACGCCCTCAGCGGTGGGCGGCTGGTGCTCGGCGTCGGGGTCGGCTGGGCGCGCCAGGAGTTCGCGGCCCTGGGCGTGCCGTTCGAGCGGCGCGGCGCGCTGACCGACGAGTACCTCGACGCGCTGCGCGAGGCGTGGGCCGATCCCGGTTACCGCACCGCGCAGATCCCGTTGTGGATCGGCGGGAACAGCCCGGCGGCCATGCGGCGGGCGGTGCGGCGGGGCGAGCCCTGGCACCCGCTGCGGTTCGCGCCCGAGTGGTTCCGGTCGGCGACCGGGACGCTCAAGGCCTTGGCCGACGAGGCGGGACAGCCGGTGCCCCCGTTGGTGCCGCGGATCGTGCTGCGCCTGACCAGCCGGCCGGTCACCGGGGAGCGGCTGGCCGGTGAGGGCACCATCGAGCAGATCGTGGCCGACATCGAAGAGTTGCGGGTGCTGGGCGCGGAGACCGTGGTGCTCGACCCGTTCAGTGGTGACCCGGCGGAGACGTTGCGGCCTCAGGCCGCCTGGCAGGCGCTGGCGACCGTCCGCGCCCATCTGGAGGGCTGA
- a CDS encoding nucleoside deaminase: MSDDDKYLRRAIELAGEARASGNPPFGSLLVGPDGRILAEDRNTTITDRDISAHPEQKLARWAARELDPETAACTTMYTSCQPCGMCTGALARSGLGRVVFALSGEQLESLKEPTAPVVAKPVPQEGPFLFEEARVPVEGYYR; encoded by the coding sequence ATGTCCGACGACGACAAGTACCTGCGGCGCGCGATCGAGCTGGCCGGCGAGGCCCGCGCGTCGGGCAACCCGCCGTTCGGCTCGCTGCTGGTCGGTCCCGACGGGCGGATCCTCGCCGAGGACCGCAACACGACGATCACCGACCGGGACATCTCCGCCCACCCCGAGCAGAAACTCGCTCGCTGGGCGGCGCGCGAGCTGGACCCGGAGACGGCGGCGTGCACCACGATGTACACCAGCTGCCAGCCGTGCGGGATGTGCACGGGCGCGCTGGCGCGGTCCGGGCTGGGACGCGTGGTGTTCGCGTTGTCCGGTGAGCAGCTGGAGAGCCTGAAGGAGCCGACCGCGCCCGTCGTGGCGAAGCCGGTGCCGCAGGAGGGCCCGTTCCTGTTCGAGGAGGCGCGCGTACCGGTGGAGGGCTACTACCGCTGA
- a CDS encoding MAB_1171c family putative transporter, giving the protein MNPALVQGAGTDLLVAGTLLLWAALLIRAPAARRSPPRRRMLIAIASLATSITVALDPVTGLVNRALRLGDTCGIVVNVWRVVSSALILDFVLAAASRRRPLLVYGSAALVSAALLLLNTGATAACVTPADKPWFDLFWLLLCLAHVLGTGPAAVVCARYGRRATTRPLRAGLYVLTTGFASSTVFWGLVAPAYLVTRSPWVAATFPLNVAITAWVMALGTALPQLLRLHRSVNDHRTLRRLEPLWRRLVAAVPQVHLPENGRWASDLRLYRRVIEIRDAVLVLRDYVAPATLAAARAHAGSEALATACWLPLAEAAKLRGTRPRTATPPGDDCSGEEWADEVGFALTLAEHQDSALVRSFRPGAELTQR; this is encoded by the coding sequence GTGAACCCGGCACTCGTGCAGGGCGCCGGCACCGACCTCCTCGTCGCGGGCACCCTCCTCCTCTGGGCCGCGCTGCTGATCCGCGCCCCGGCCGCCCGGCGCTCGCCTCCGCGGCGGCGCATGCTCATCGCGATCGCCAGCCTCGCCACCTCGATCACGGTCGCCCTCGACCCGGTGACCGGCCTGGTCAACCGCGCGCTCCGGCTCGGCGACACGTGCGGCATCGTGGTCAACGTCTGGCGCGTGGTCAGCTCCGCGCTCATCCTCGACTTCGTCCTCGCCGCCGCCTCCCGCCGCCGTCCGCTGCTGGTCTACGGCTCGGCCGCCCTGGTGAGCGCCGCCCTGCTGCTGCTCAACACCGGCGCCACGGCCGCCTGCGTCACCCCGGCCGACAAACCGTGGTTCGACCTGTTCTGGCTGCTGCTCTGCCTCGCGCACGTGCTGGGCACCGGCCCCGCCGCGGTCGTGTGCGCCCGCTACGGCCGCCGCGCCACGACCCGCCCCCTGCGCGCCGGCCTGTACGTGCTCACCACCGGCTTCGCGTCCTCGACCGTGTTCTGGGGCCTGGTCGCGCCCGCCTACCTGGTCACGCGCTCACCGTGGGTGGCGGCGACGTTCCCGCTCAACGTCGCCATCACCGCGTGGGTGATGGCGCTCGGCACGGCCCTGCCGCAACTGCTGCGGCTGCACCGGTCCGTGAACGACCACCGCACCCTGCGCAGGCTGGAGCCGTTGTGGCGCCGGCTGGTCGCGGCCGTGCCGCAGGTCCACCTGCCGGAGAACGGCCGCTGGGCCAGCGACCTGCGGCTGTACCGCCGGGTCATCGAGATCCGCGACGCGGTCCTGGTCCTGCGGGACTACGTCGCCCCGGCCACGCTCGCCGCGGCCCGCGCCCACGCCGGCTCCGAAGCCCTCGCCACGGCCTGCTGGCTCCCGCTGGCGGAGGCGGCGAAACTACGCGGCACGCGCCCGCGCACGGCGACGCCGCCGGGCGATGACTGCTCGGGCGAGGAGTGGGCCGACGAGGTCGGGTTCGCGCTCACCCTCGCCGAGCACCAGGACTCCGCCCTGGTGCGGTCCTTCCGGCCGGGCGCCGAGCTCACTCAGCGGTAG